Genomic window (Streptomyces sp. TG1A-60):
CCGCATGCCCAAGACCGACCGGGCACGTACCGGGGAGCGTCGGCTGTGGGCGGAGATCGGCGAGGGCGTGGGGTATGTACGCAGTGACGACCGGCTGCGCACCTTGACGCTGGTCAACGCGTCGACTTCCTTCGCCCTCGCACTGCTCAACACACTGTGGGCGCTGTACTTGCTGCGCACCCTTGCGATGAGCACCACGGCGTTCGGTGTCGTGCTGGGGCTCGGCGCCCTGGGCGCGGCCGCTGGCGCGCTCCTCGCCCCTGCCCTTGCTCGACGGATCGGGCCCGGGCCGATGATGCTGGCCGCGCTCGCGATCACGCCGGTGACCCAGATTCCGCTGCTGCTCGCCTCTCCCGGCCTTGGCTGGCAGATCGTGATCGGCGCGGCGCTGTTCGTGCAGCTGGCGTGCGCCGGTGCGGCGGGCACAACCCAGCGGTCAATCCGTCAGATCATCACCAACTCCCGCATGCAGGCACGGATTGAGGGGCCTCACGTTTTCCGGACAGGCTTATGACCGTTTATTTCACGCGGCGATTCGCAACTTCTCATACTCGGCGTGGACTTCGCGCGGAGGGCGGTAACCCACCGCCGAGTGGAGGCGTTTGCGATTGTACCAGAATTCGATGTAGCGAGTGATGTCCTGCCGGGCGTCCTCGCGGGTCAGGTAAGTCACCCTTGATACGCGCTCGTTCTTCAGGGCGCCGAAGAATGATTCGGCCATGGCGTTGTCGAAACAGATTCCGGTGCGGCCGGCAGATCTGCGGAACCCGAACCGGTCGAGCGTCTTCCCGAACTCGGCTGACATGTAGTTACTTCCGCGATCCGAGTGAAATGTCGCGCCGGCCGAGAGGTTCCTGTTCCGTGCCGCGTTACGGATCGCCCTGGATATCAGTGAGGTTTGGTAGTGGTCGTCCATCGCGTAACCGATCACTTCTTTCGTGCAGCAGTCGATGACCGTTGCGAGGTACAGCCAGCCTTCCCCTGTCGCGATATAAGTAATGTCACCGACGAGCTTTTCACCGGGCGCATCCGCGGTGAAGTCGCGGCCGACGAGGTCCGGCACCTGGCCGGCCGCAGCCTGAGTGAGGTTGAACCTCTTCGGCCGTGGCAGGCAGGGCACCAGGCCCAGTTCGCGCATGAGGCGGCGGACCAACTCCACGCCCGCGGCGACGCCCCAGCGGTGCAGCTGGGCCTGGATGCGCCGGTGCCCGTAGGTGCTGTCGGACATGTCGAAGGCTTTCTCGATGAGCAATTTCAGTTCTTCGCGCCGCTGAGCTGTCGCGGATTCCGGGCGGGATCGCCAGTCGTAGTAGCCGGATCTGGAGACGCCGAGTCGGCCGCACATGAACTCGACGCTGTATGCGTACTTCTCGGTGTCGAGCCGCATCTCGTCGATGAACTCGTACTTGCTTGCTACCGGGGATCCTTCGCGAAGTACGCTGCGGCTTTTTTCAGGAAGGTAACTTCCATCTCCAGCTCGCGGTTGCGTCGTTCGAGTTCCTTCAGGCGCGCTCGCTCGTTCACCGTCAGTTCCGCGTCGGGGGCCGGTTCCTGCTGCTTCTGGTACTTCTTCACCCAGCCGCGTAGCGTCTCCGAGTTCAGCTCAAGCTCCCGGGCGACTTCGGAGATCGTCTTGCTTGACCTCAACGCGATCTGGACGGCTTCCTCGCGGAACTCCGGCGAGTACTTACTGGGTGGCGCCACTTCTTCCTCGTTTCCTTGTTCAGGACAACCCTATTGGGTGCCTGTCCGGA
Coding sequences:
- a CDS encoding IS3 family transposase (programmed frameshift), translating into MAPPSKYSPEFREEAVQIALRSSKTISEVARELELNSETLRGWVKKYQKQQEPAPDAELTVNERARLKELERRNRELEMEVTFLKKAAGVLREGSPVASKYEFIDEMRLDTEKYAYSVEFMCGRLGVSRSGYYDWRSRPESATAQRREELKLLIEKAFDMSDSTYGHRRIQAQLHRWGVAAGVELVRRLMRELGLVPCLPRPKRFNLTQAAAGQVPDLVGRDFTADAPGEKLVGDITYIATGEGWLYLATVIDCCTKEVIGYAMDDHYQTSLISRAIRNAARNRNLSAGATFHSDRGSNYMSAEFGKTLDRFGFRRSAGRTGICFDNAMAESFFGALKNERVSRVTYLTREDARQDITRYIEFWYNRKRLHSAVGYRPPREVHAEYEKLRIAA